A window of Chloracidobacterium sp. N contains these coding sequences:
- a CDS encoding glycosyltransferase family 2 protein, producing the protein MLDETDQLPPPEISVVIPMHNEEGSVEKLYERLCAVLEAHYPSFEIIFVDDASRDRTYQLLTDIAAGDSRVTVIKLKRNFGQTPALAAGFDYARGDIIVSMDGDLQHDPSDLPALVEPIYAGYDLASGWRHKRIDNLVLRRIPSRVANWLMAKLSGVELHDFGTTFKAYRRDTIKRIRLYGELHRFIPALASWNGARIIEVPIRNINREDGQSHYGISRTFRVLFDLVTVRFLLKYVTRPLHFFGMPGLLSLFVGIGIWVVLAAKKLWTGGDVFTVHAPWMMMGTLLILAGIQLFSTGLVAELLARTYFESQGQPIYTVEKVVHHPSARPPASATALRT; encoded by the coding sequence ATGCTCGATGAAACCGACCAACTCCCGCCGCCGGAAATTTCGGTTGTCATCCCGATGCACAACGAAGAGGGCAGCGTCGAAAAGCTCTACGAACGCCTGTGCGCCGTTCTGGAAGCCCACTACCCCTCGTTTGAAATCATCTTCGTGGACGATGCCAGCCGCGACCGGACGTATCAGCTTCTGACCGACATTGCTGCCGGTGATTCCCGGGTGACGGTCATCAAACTCAAGCGCAACTTCGGACAAACCCCCGCCCTGGCCGCCGGTTTCGATTACGCCCGGGGCGACATCATCGTGTCCATGGACGGCGACCTGCAGCATGACCCCAGCGATTTGCCGGCTCTGGTGGAACCCATTTACGCCGGCTATGACCTGGCCAGCGGATGGCGGCACAAGCGGATTGACAACCTTGTGCTGCGCCGCATTCCCTCACGGGTGGCCAACTGGCTGATGGCCAAGCTGTCAGGCGTTGAGCTGCACGACTTCGGCACGACCTTCAAGGCCTACCGGCGCGATACCATCAAGCGCATCCGGCTGTATGGCGAACTCCACCGGTTCATTCCGGCCCTGGCAAGCTGGAATGGCGCGCGCATCATCGAAGTCCCCATCAGAAACATCAACCGCGAGGACGGGCAATCCCACTACGGCATCTCACGGACCTTCCGGGTGCTGTTTGACCTTGTCACCGTGCGGTTTCTGCTCAAGTACGTCACCCGCCCCCTGCACTTCTTCGGCATGCCGGGACTGCTCAGCCTCTTTGTCGGGATCGGCATCTGGGTGGTGCTCGCCGCCAAGAAGCTCTGGACAGGCGGCGATGTTTTCACGGTTCATGCCCCCTGGATGATGATGGGCACGCTGTTGATTCTGGCCGGCATCCAGCTTTTTTCGACGGGCCTGGTCGCCGAGTTGCTGGCGCGCACCTATTTTGAGTCACAGGGGCAGCCGATTTACACC
- a CDS encoding carbohydrate deacetylase, with protein sequence MRRKLIVNADDFGMCVGVNTGILRAHQTGIVTSTTLMANGLAFDDAVARLRDAPRLGVGIHLVLLGGQPVAPPSDVRSLLGPDGTLPNDFGLFLRRLLRRELRPAEIEIEFRAQVEKVLAAGLQPTHLDSHKHTHAHPQVLDVMLRVAESYGIRSVRQPHERLTFAPLAGLRPGQTLTFIKQKASTLALTRYAADFRARLRTASVRTPDAFFGFAHTGLLNPALICYILRLLPVGTSELMCHPSEMDDTLRHYPTRLKASRVRELAALTDARVRAEITRQNIQLVSFAHLDHCDEPRTTDHAR encoded by the coding sequence ATGCGCCGTAAGCTCATCGTCAATGCCGACGACTTCGGGATGTGTGTCGGCGTCAACACCGGCATTCTCCGCGCCCACCAGACCGGCATCGTGACGAGTACCACCCTCATGGCCAACGGGCTGGCCTTCGATGACGCCGTGGCGCGTCTCCGTGATGCGCCCCGGCTGGGCGTCGGCATCCATCTCGTTCTTTTGGGAGGCCAACCGGTTGCTCCGCCGTCTGACGTGCGCAGCCTGCTCGGTCCCGATGGCACCCTTCCCAACGACTTCGGCCTGTTCCTGCGCCGCCTCCTGCGCCGGGAACTCCGCCCGGCGGAAATCGAAATCGAGTTCCGCGCCCAGGTGGAAAAAGTCCTCGCCGCCGGGCTGCAACCAACCCATCTGGACAGCCACAAACACACGCATGCCCACCCACAGGTGCTGGACGTGATGCTCCGGGTCGCCGAAAGCTACGGCATCCGGTCTGTGCGGCAGCCGCACGAGCGCCTGACATTTGCTCCGCTGGCCGGGCTGCGTCCCGGTCAAACCCTGACCTTCATCAAGCAGAAAGCCAGTACGCTGGCGCTGACCCGCTATGCGGCCGACTTCCGGGCGCGGCTGCGGACAGCCAGCGTCCGCACCCCGGATGCCTTCTTCGGCTTTGCCCACACCGGATTGCTCAATCCCGCCCTTATCTGCTATATCCTTCGCCTTTTGCCCGTCGGGACGAGTGAACTGATGTGTCACCCGTCTGAGATGGATGATACCCTGCGGCACTACCCGACCCGCCTCAAGGCATCGCGCGTCCGGGAACTCGCCGCCCTGACGGATGCCCGGGTGCGGGCTGAAATCACCCGGCAGAACATTCAGCTCGTGAGTTTTGCCCATCTCGATCACTGTGACGAACCGCGTACGACCGACCATGCTCGATGA